One region of Syntrophobacter fumaroxidans MPOB genomic DNA includes:
- a CDS encoding muconolactone Delta-isomerase family protein: protein MLFYVQMKWNYQGRISQDELWRLEAREGEHGLEGIRSGLVKGLYKVVSQHRVIAIVDVDSLENLDRNSMGWLPMREYLEFEQVWALRDYAGFVEDVKAGFPSPPPPGATATSSPDETRRVAVSWFDNLSKGTFDEALKLVHPDVVWENIAPTPGVSDLAPWLGSYRGLEAVVKSFEVWARYSRMLAMNLQQLTVEGEDALAIVHEHAQCLANGNEYDLYVATNLKIVGGKIRRWKVYWDPSPLIRAYKNL from the coding sequence ATGCTTTTCTATGTCCAAATGAAGTGGAACTACCAGGGGCGCATCAGCCAGGATGAGTTGTGGAGGCTTGAGGCGCGGGAAGGCGAGCACGGCCTCGAGGGAATCCGGTCGGGGTTGGTGAAGGGTCTCTACAAGGTCGTCTCCCAGCATCGGGTGATCGCTATCGTGGACGTCGATTCGCTCGAAAACCTGGACCGCAACTCAATGGGATGGCTGCCGATGCGCGAATACCTGGAATTCGAGCAGGTGTGGGCGCTTCGCGACTATGCCGGGTTCGTCGAGGACGTGAAGGCCGGGTTCCCGTCTCCTCCACCTCCGGGCGCGACGGCAACGTCCTCTCCCGACGAAACGCGCCGCGTGGCGGTGAGCTGGTTCGACAATCTCTCGAAAGGGACTTTCGATGAGGCTCTGAAGCTCGTTCACCCGGACGTCGTCTGGGAGAACATAGCGCCTACACCCGGGGTCAGCGATCTTGCCCCCTGGCTGGGCTCGTACCGGGGGCTGGAAGCGGTCGTCAAGAGTTTCGAGGTCTGGGCGCGATACTCGCGCATGCTGGCGATGAACCTGCAACAGCTCACGGTGGAAGGCGAGGACGCGCTGGCGATCGTGCATGAGCACGCGCAGTGCCTGGCAAACGGGAACGAGTACGACCTGTATGTGGCCACCAACCTGAAAATCGTCGGCGGCAAGATCCGGCGCTGGAAGGTGTACTGGGACCCCTCGCCGCTCATTCGGGCGTACAAGAACCTGTAG